TAGCAAACGACATACCGCATCAGGAGAGGTTGGTCAAGTGCTCTCCTTGACGAATCTCTCCTGATGCGGTTCAATTCAGCCTGGGCAAAGCCATGGACAGAGAAACTCCAACCCAAAAAGAATTTACACAAAAATCCGGACTTGACCTCGCTTTGGTGTTGCGATGTTTCTTGCTCAAGGTATAGATCAGCAAATACAGAATGGACACCAACCATACACTCAGCAAATATCGAACAAAAATCATACCCAGTCCCTGGACAGGTGTGACAAAAGGGGTATAAATCCCATGCTGTAGGCCAGACACTCCTTGACTCCAACTGGAATCATAGCCTTGAAAAAGCAGTGCCAGAAGACAGACGAGACCAGTGTACAGCAGAGTGTAGACCGTTCCCAAGACAAGCAGGCTCCCGATTTTTGCATAGAGCCATTTCGTTTTCTGTCGTAACCTTAGCATTATGTAATGGGTGATTTGCTTATCGTGACAAACGTCAAAAACATAGAACAAAAAGAAGAAAAGGAAGAAATATAGCTGAATATACTTGTTGTCTACTATATCGAAGATTAAGTCCCATGAATTTGTAAATTGAATGGAATTCTTTAAACTCACACTATCCAGGAAAGTCATCATTACAATTATCAAGAGAAACAACAAAGTTTTGAATTTCATAGACGCCTGATTGATTTTTTGTTTCGAATATTGCAGAACCACCGTACGATCTGAAAAGACTCCATGTTTATCCATTTATTCTCTCCATTCTTGTTCTCGTGGTATAAAGTGCCAGACTGAGGAGAAGCAGACCGGCAAGAGACCCATACATAATCCCTGGATTTACGTGATCGTTGTACATCATAGTAAACCACTGCAACGGAGAAAAACTGAAGAGATTCAAAATTGCTTCCAACACAAAACCACTTATGACATAAAACAAAAAAGGAGCCACAAATACTATGATCTTTCTCTTTACAAAACTGGATAAACATATAGCAATACTGGCAAAACAGGCTCCCATTAGGAAATGGGTTGCGAAAATCATCCAGATATACAGTTCAGGATGGGTAGAAAATACCGACGCAAGAAAACCAATTGGTTTAAAAACAAAAGTCGGAAGAACCTCATTTTTAAATACCAGAGAAATTACCGTGTAGAACAAGAATTCCGGGAGGAAGATTGCCAAGCCCCCAACCAGGAAATTCACTATATACTTCGTTCTCACATAAGCTGTATACGAAGTCCTGGAGGCAACAAAGTAATAAAAGTTTAAGTTTCTTTCCTCCAGAAAAGAGGCCGAATAAGGCAAGATCGCAAGAAGAGGAAAAAAGGTTGCCAAATAGAAAAAACTTTGATGCCAAATATGGTATTTGTTTTGCCCGTTGGTGATTAGCTGCTGAATCACTTCCGTATTTCCTATAATATCAGGTGCATCGAGGGCAGCAAAAGTGATTGATTTTAAAATTCTTGAATAGGCGGATAAATAAATCAAAACAAGACCAATCAAGACAACAAACAACATCCGTTTGTTCAATAAACCTCTTTTTAATTCTTGAAAAAACATTCCATCACTTCCTTTATTTGAAAGCAAGGAAGCTCCTTTAACAGAAGCTTCCTTGCTCGGAAGCTTATTTGGTTGGAGGCGGTTCCTATTTTATCAGATCATCGTTTCCATAACTTGATCTGATAAAACCAAATCAAATGAAGAATAACGCTTCACTCATAAAGCTTATTGGATCAACAATTGTATATCCAGCCTCTATATTCTCACACGTTGGTAATTATGTCCACGACAAAATAACCTGAATTTTCCCTGCTTAGGAAAAATACCTCTATGATTCTCTTTTATACTCTCTAACCCTATCCATATTATAGTTTTTGTTGTGATTCCTAATCGAAATACATCTCTCTCCTACTCATTCCCCCACTCCCCGTTCAACGCACGAGTAAACTCTTCCCTTGTCACCACAAACCAATTCGTCTCACCTTGACACGCATTCCGATACTCATCCGGCACTTCGGCAACCGGCCGGGCGTAAGGCAATTTTTCCACGGCTCGCAACGACCGCCCGTTTCGCGGGTCGACTCCGATGTACACCCGGCGCAAGGCCATTTTTTCAAACGCGAGTCGCAATATCGCATCCTTCGCCCGGCGGTTATACCCTTTGCCCCAGTACGGGCGGCCGAGCCAGGTGCCAAGCGTTGCTTCTCCCGTTTCCTGGTTGATCTTGTGCAGGCTGATCACGCTGATCGGATTCCCCCGTTCATCGAGAATCGTACGGCTGAGACCGGTGCCCCGCCGCTCTTCCTCGATCATGGTTTCCGTATGCTCGCGAATCCCTTCCACCGTCGCCCGCCAGGTGAAGAATCGGGTGACTTCCGGATCGCTTGCCAGTTGAAACAGACGAACCCGTATCCTCCAACCTGCGCTCCCGAATGATCATCCCGCTCGCCTCCTTACATGCGGATTCCCATCAGATTGCCCGAACTGTACCGCCGCAGCCCGATGTGAAACACCCAAACCGATCCCGCCAGCAGCAGCAAGGCGCATCCCAACGCCTCCAGCAAAAATGTTACGTCCACCTGCCGTAGCAGCCCGATCGGCATATAGGAAACAAATCCGGCCGGGATCACGGTAAACAAAACGATTCGCCCAAAGCCGCGAAAAATATCGGTCGGATACGTCATAAACGTGATCAGCGTAATAAAAAACTGGAACAGGACATACAGAAGAATCTTGCCTATCACCTTATCCAGAATGATCACCTTTTTCGTTGCCAAGCAAATAAAATATTCAACCCAAAATAGCCCGTCGTGTGTCCGACAATCAGCGCCTTTGCAACATATACCACTTGCTCTTATGATAATTTTATATTTCTACTACATGCTTTTGCTACTTCCGGGTCATGAGTAACGATAATGATTGTCTTCCCCAATTCATTCAATCCATTTAATATATTTATAATTTCGTTTCTGTTCTCGGAGTCCAAAGAACCGGTGGGTTCATCCGCAAGGATTAAATCACAGGGCTTTAACAGGATCCTTGCGATAGCAACTCTTTGCTGTTCCCCTCCTGAAAGCGCATGTATTTTTTTGCTGAGGAGGATATTCAGTCCGACCTTTTCTAGGGCTTCTCGTTTCATCTCCTGCTTTTCCTTCTTTGTTTTTTTTGAATATAGCAATGGAATTTCCAAATTATAGTCTACCGTGGCGTTATCAATCAGTGCGAAATTCTGAAACAGATATGAAATACGAGTTCTTAGGAGTTTATTGGCCCGGGCAGATCCGACACGGGGAATTTCCTTCCCGAACAGCTTAATAATTCCACGATCCGCTCTTTCAAGCATCCCAATCAGATTGAGAACTGTTGATTTTCCAGAACCGCTTTTCCCCGTAATCGCCACCATCTCTCCCTCGTAAACGGTCAGGTTTATATTGTCCAGAACAACGTGGTCGGCATAGCTTTTTCTGACTTCTATAAGTTCACATACCGGGTTCATCCTTTACTCAATTCCTCCCTTTAAAACGTTTACCTTGTTTCTCCGCTCTACGATCACAAGAGCAATAACAGAAACGATAAATTCAATTGCAACCAACACTCCTGCTGCTGCAAACCACTGGATGTCAGCCGTTCCCACCGCCCTGTTGACAGAGCCTCCCATTCCCAATACACTTGCCACGATCTGCAAAAAACTTGCCAGTATTCCTCTGTTCACAAGAAAGCAGATGAACAACTGAAACGCCCATGTCATTGAGAATATCAAAAGGAACTCTTTATACGTTCGGAAAAAACC
The Effusibacillus pohliae DSM 22757 DNA segment above includes these coding regions:
- a CDS encoding GNAT family N-acetyltransferase → MEGIREHTETMIEEERRGTGLSRTILDERGNPISVISLHKINQETGEATLGTWLGRPYWGKGYNRRAKDAILRLAFEKMALRRVYIGVDPRNGRSLRAVEKLPYARPVAEVPDEYRNACQGETNWFVVTREEFTRALNGEWGNE
- a CDS encoding ABC-2 family transporter protein, whose product is MATKKVIILDKVIGKILLYVLFQFFITLITFMTYPTDIFRGFGRIVLFTVIPAGFVSYMPIGLLRQVDVTFLLEALGCALLLLAGSVWVFHIGLRRYSSGNLMGIRM
- a CDS encoding ABC transporter ATP-binding protein produces the protein MNPVCELIEVRKSYADHVVLDNINLTVYEGEMVAITGKSGSGKSTVLNLIGMLERADRGIIKLFGKEIPRVGSARANKLLRTRISYLFQNFALIDNATVDYNLEIPLLYSKKTKKEKQEMKREALEKVGLNILLSKKIHALSGGEQQRVAIARILLKPCDLILADEPTGSLDSENRNEIINILNGLNELGKTIIIVTHDPEVAKACSRNIKLS